The window GGGCGGCTGCTTCAGCACAGCCCTATGAAACACCGACATGTAGTAATGAAGCCCAACGGCGAACCCCACGAATATCTGGGCCAGGCCCAACACTTTCGAGCCCAGCCCAGAATCCGTCGAGAAAACCAGAACCAAGTACATGAGCAGAAGCAGCAGGTACAAGACGTAGCCGAGAGTCTGCAGTACCTGCAGGCAGACGTAGGTGGACTGCGAAGTAGCGTAGAAAAACTTTAGAGGTTCGAGTCCGGTGACGAGAGCAGAGAGGCAGAGGATGGAGAAGTAGATGGAGAGGTAGACTTGGACGAAGATCAACAGCTTTTGGAGAGAAAAGTAGGCTTTGATGCGGTTGAAGAGGAGAGAGACTAACAGCAGAGGGATCAACAGGAAGGCGCACGACATGGCGGAGGCGATGCTGGCGGCGTACTTGTTGCCGACAATGGGCTTGAACTGGTTCGTCATTTGTTTGTTGGCTTTGGTGAGGTAATTCTTCGAGGTGGTCGAGATTCTCTCCAAATCTGGGATTAGGGATTGCTGGAATTTCCCGGGTAAGTCGGTGAAATCCGACACGAAGTCGGTGTCGTCTTCTTGGTCGATCCAGCTGGGTTCgatttgttttttgggttttagtTGGGTGGGTCTTTTGGTGTCGGTGGTTTTTTTCTTGTCGACGAGGTTGTGGTATTGTTTTGGGGTGGTGCGTTTGGTTGTTTGGTTCTTGGGTGAGCTTGGTTTGATGGAATTTGAGGTTTTCTTCGAGGAATTTGATGTGGGTTTGGTGGAATCTGAGGTTTTCTTCGAGGAATTTGATGCGGGTTTGGTGGAATTTGAGGGTGTTGATGTGGGATTGAGCAGCTTCAACTGGACATTCTTGGTGGAATTGGAggtggatttcaaaatcttggTTTGGTTCTTGGAGGAAGACATATTGGGTTTGAGGAGTTTGGTCTGGTTTTTCGAGGAAGACAAGGTTGGTTTGATCAATTTGGTCTTGTTTTTTGAGGATGACAAGGTGGGTTTGATCAATTTGGTCTGGTTTTTTGAGgatttggtggtggtggaggtctTGGTCTTTTTGGGCAGGTCCTGGTCTGGGTCGATTTCTAATTCTAACAAGATTTTCCTTGTACTGGCAACAAAGTGTAAGCTCTCACCGGACTCAGAGTGGGCAGAAAGGAGGAGAGTAggcaagaagaagacaagagaAGAGGAAAGCAGGAGTACCTTTCTGAAACTCAAGTGCATGAGTGGAGCCATTTCTGAACCGATGAGGGGCTTCCCCTTCCCCTTCAAAGATCTTGTTCCACCTCAAAGCTTGGACTGGATCTACAATTAGAAacactgtgtgtgtgtgtgtgtgtgtacacacaaagacagaagagagagagagagagagagagagagagagagagagagaaagagtagagagagtagagagagaggaatTGTATATAGGTTGTTGAACATGCAGAGAAGTGAATCAGAGAAGGAAGGAGTGGAGGAGGGTAGATTTTAAAGGAGCAAAGGTGAGATCAGTCACATGGTGCAACTCGGCAGTGTCCACCACTGTGTAGAACTCCCCTTGCGACGCGGTTTTACCGGGATCCTCTGCTGTTTCGGGCTCGATGTGAATGGAAGACCAACTTACAGTTTATCTTAGCTGTTTTGGTTTCTAATTCGTTGTCAATGTCATTGTGacgtgttttttatttttttttttgaaactttaaccaaaaacttcttgttcattttaataaaaaattatatttttatactaaaatgtCAAAtctgatattatttattttaccttttattttgtccttgtcgttaaaatttaaaattttcaagttttttttgttagttttcctttccttttttttgggtTCATCGCCATTGTGGCATTTTGGTTCctagttcatttatcatatcTTTGATATAGGGATCGCACATAGCTTGTTTGTACTAAGTCattcttaaataaaaaattggataaattacacaaaactacctcaactattgagtcattaacagtttcatacctcatctttaaaaagttttcaatgtcataccgtaTCTATGAATTTGTTGTAATGTTATACTTTCCATCAATTTGTCTGTTAATTCTCTGTTAAATGCTTATTTGTCTTGAAGCGAGACCcattctttattaaaaaattaattaaatattaaaaaactagtattttgtttttttaggttctcaataaaatatttttttttaaatgggggaCCCATCCGTCCACCCGTGTCCCcccttcttcttattcttcttcttaattaaatattaaaaaattaattttctttttttagttctcaataaaataatttttttaaatgggggACCCACTCGTGTAcccccttctcctcctcctccttcttcttcttcttaattaaatattaaaaaaataattttttttaagttctaaataaaataattttttttttaaataggggACCCACCCGTCCACCTGTGtaccccttcttcttcttcttttgttcttCTCCATCCACCAATGTCCCCCTCCCCAAAAAAAacaaccttccttcaccaccccACTACCGCCCTCTCTTCCCCATATCCACGCTGACGAGGAACACAATCCATCCAAACAGTCCCTTAAACCCACTAATCCATCCAAACAGTCTCTTAAACCCCACCATCGCCTCCCCCAACCTGTAGCTCACCTCCGCCAGCACATTCGAGTCTCGAGAGTGCGTCACCGCCTGCACAATCGCCCTTGCCCACTTCGTCGGGTCACTGCTCTTGAACATGCCCAACCCGACAAACATCCCGTCTGGGTTCAGGTTGACGTCGCCGTTTCGCGCTTCCGGGTGCAGATCAATGGAGGGAA of the Pyrus communis chromosome 1, drPyrComm1.1, whole genome shotgun sequence genome contains:
- the LOC137712034 gene encoding cell wall integrity and stress response component 3-like, translated to MAPLMHLSFRKVLLLSSSLVFFLPTLLLSAHSESGESLHFVASTRKILLELEIDPDQDLPKKTKTSTTTKSSKNQTKLIKPTLSSSKNKTKLIKPTLSSSKNQTKLLKPNMSSSKNQTKILKSTSNSTKNVQLKLLNPTSTPSNSTKPASNSSKKTSDSTKPTSNSSKKTSNSIKPSSPKNQTTKRTTPKQYHNLVDKKKTTDTKRPTQLKPKKQIEPSWIDQEDDTDFVSDFTDLPGKFQQSLIPDLERISTTSKNYLTKANKQMTNQFKPIVGNKYAASIASAMSCAFLLIPLLLVSLLFNRIKAYFSLQKLLIFVQVYLSIYFSILCLSALVTGLEPLKFFYATSQSTYVCLQVLQTLGYVLYLLLLLMYLVLVFSTDSGLGSKVLGLAQIFVGFAVGLHYYMSVFHRAVLKQPPKTNWKVHGIYATCFLVICLFVTAERRKKGYLEEGGEEGKKS